A single region of the Streptococcus sanguinis genome encodes:
- a CDS encoding GNAT family N-acetyltransferase, with translation MEHAQLPERLETDRLVLRVRTVADAEDIHAYASLPEVAYPAGFPPVQTLEDEIYYLEHILPDRNQKDNLPAGYGIVVKGTDKVIGSVDFNHRHADDVLEIGYTLHPDYWGLGYVPEAARALIDLAFKELNLHKIELSCFGYNLQSQRVAAKLGFTLEARIRDRKDAQGNRCDGLIYGLLRSEWEVRSC, from the coding sequence ATGGAGCATGCACAATTACCAGAACGATTAGAAACCGATCGGCTCGTCTTGCGAGTCCGTACAGTTGCTGATGCCGAGGATATCCATGCCTACGCTAGTCTGCCAGAGGTTGCCTATCCAGCAGGCTTTCCACCCGTCCAGACCTTGGAAGATGAGATTTATTATCTCGAGCATATCCTTCCAGACCGCAATCAAAAGGACAATCTCCCAGCTGGTTATGGAATTGTCGTCAAAGGAACCGATAAAGTCATTGGTTCTGTTGACTTCAATCACCGCCACGCAGATGATGTGTTGGAGATTGGCTATACCTTACACCCAGATTATTGGGGTCTAGGTTATGTACCAGAAGCAGCGCGAGCCTTGATTGACCTAGCTTTTAAAGAATTGAATCTACATAAAATTGAATTGTCCTGCTTTGGTTATAACCTACAAAGTCAACGAGTAGCGGCAAAATTAGGCTTCACCCTCGAAGCTCGCATACGAGACCGCAAAGATGCCCAAGGCAATCGTTGTGATGGTCTGATATATGGATTGCTGAGGAGTGAGTGGGAGGTTAGAAGTTGCTAG
- a CDS encoding DUF438 domain-containing protein: MATERIEVLKSILLDLHNGASAESVQELFNEHFAGVSAIEISLMEHELMNSDTGVTFEDVMSLCNVHANLFKGAIQNVEVADTDHPGHPVQIFKQENLALRAALIRVRRLLSTYESTEDEELLPEIRKGLQRQLGLVGQFDIHYQRKEELMFPIMESYGHDSPPKVMWGVDDQIRDLFQEAKIAAEQLPDTSIEEVQDKFEVFAAEFEAMIFKEESILLMILLESFHQDDWLKIAEESDAYGYAIIKPTEKWIPARHSFSEEEAGDAADEGSEAPASTEQTSDGRFEQVIDTPDGQVTISFKPKEKKEPAFNRDSHQPFGHGYLSVAEANLILDHLPMEITFVNKEDIFQYYNDSVPADEMIFKRTPSQIGRNVELCHPPKFLDKVRRIFKALREGERDKFEMWFKSESRGKFVHVTYAAVRNEAGEFQGVLEYVQDIQPFRDIDSDFYRDLD, encoded by the coding sequence ATGGCTACTGAACGCATTGAAGTCCTCAAGTCTATCTTGCTGGACCTACATAACGGTGCTTCTGCAGAGTCCGTTCAGGAGCTCTTCAACGAGCATTTTGCTGGTGTGTCTGCTATCGAAATTAGCCTGATGGAGCATGAGCTAATGAACTCAGATACGGGAGTGACCTTCGAAGATGTCATGTCCCTCTGCAATGTCCATGCCAACCTCTTTAAAGGAGCCATTCAGAATGTAGAGGTGGCTGATACCGACCATCCAGGCCATCCTGTTCAGATCTTCAAGCAGGAAAATCTAGCGCTGCGGGCAGCCCTCATTCGGGTTCGCAGGCTCCTATCTACCTATGAAAGCACAGAAGATGAGGAGCTTCTACCTGAAATCCGCAAGGGACTCCAGCGTCAGCTGGGTTTGGTGGGGCAGTTTGATATCCACTATCAGCGTAAGGAAGAGCTCATGTTTCCTATCATGGAGAGCTACGGCCACGATTCGCCGCCCAAGGTCATGTGGGGGGTAGACGACCAGATTCGGGACCTTTTCCAAGAGGCTAAGATTGCTGCAGAGCAGCTGCCGGATACTTCGATTGAAGAAGTCCAGGACAAGTTTGAGGTTTTTGCTGCTGAGTTTGAAGCTATGATTTTCAAGGAAGAGTCTATCCTTCTCATGATTCTCCTCGAGTCCTTTCATCAGGATGACTGGCTCAAGATTGCTGAGGAGAGTGATGCTTATGGCTATGCCATCATCAAGCCAACGGAGAAATGGATTCCTGCGCGGCACTCATTCTCGGAGGAGGAAGCTGGGGATGCTGCTGATGAAGGAAGCGAAGCGCCAGCCAGTACGGAGCAGACTAGTGATGGGAGATTTGAGCAGGTCATTGATACGCCGGATGGTCAGGTCACCATTTCCTTTAAGCCAAAGGAAAAGAAGGAGCCAGCCTTTAATCGGGACTCCCATCAGCCTTTTGGTCATGGATATCTGTCGGTGGCGGAGGCCAATCTGATTTTGGATCATCTGCCTATGGAGATTACCTTTGTCAATAAGGAGGATATTTTCCAGTATTATAATGACAGTGTGCCGGCGGACGAGATGATTTTCAAGCGGACGCCGTCCCAGATAGGGCGCAATGTCGAGCTCTGCCACCCGCCAAAGTTTTTGGACAAGGTGCGGCGGATTTTCAAGGCTCTGCGTGAGGGAGAGCGGGACAAGTTTGAGATGTGGTTCAAGTCGGAATCACGGGGCAAGTTTGTCCATGTGACCTATGCAGCAGTGCGAAATGAGGCTGGTGAATTTCAGGGGGTGCTAGAGTATGTACAGGACATTCAGCCCTTCCGTGACATTGACAGTGATTTTTACCGAGATTTGGACTAG
- a CDS encoding DUF1912 family protein, with protein sequence MSYEQDFLQEFEAWVKTQVMINEMALKESQAVYEADQDERAKEAAIRYESRLDAYQFLLGKFANYQAGKGFHDLPDGLFGERNY encoded by the coding sequence ATGAGTTACGAACAAGATTTTTTACAGGAGTTTGAAGCTTGGGTCAAGACCCAGGTCATGATTAATGAGATGGCCCTCAAGGAGAGTCAGGCAGTCTATGAAGCGGACCAGGACGAACGGGCCAAGGAAGCAGCCATTCGCTATGAGAGTCGTCTAGATGCCTACCAGTTCCTTTTAGGGAAATTTGCCAACTATCAGGCGGGCAAAGGCTTCCACGACCTGCCAGATGGACTTTTTGGGGAGAGAAATTATTGA